ATCCACCACGGCGGGGGCGTCGGCATCGGGCGATCGATCCACGCGGGACAGGTGACCGTCGCCGACGGTTCGCCGCTCGCGGCCGAGAAGCTCGCGCGCGTGCTCGTCAACGATCCCGGCACGGGCGTCATGCGGCACGTCGACGCGGGCTACGACCGCGCGCGCGAGGTCGCCCGCGAACGGGGTCTCACGGTGCCGATGCTCTAGCGGGGTGTCTCCCACGTCCATTCGTCGGGGTCGATGCTCGTCGCGACGTCCCAGTCGGACGCTTCCCATTCGAAGCGGGCGACAGCGCAGGTCGGCATGTGGGCGATCTCGCCGTTCGACAGTTCACCGGCGAGAACGCTCATCCCCGGGTCGTGCGCCACGACGACGACCGCTCGCGCGTCCGTTTCGGCGGCGGCACGCAGGAGCACGGGCGCCGGCGCGCCGTACAGTCGCTCCTGCTGTTCGACGGGAACGCCGAGCGCGCCGCTGAAGAAGTCCGCCGTCGTCGCGGCGCGCAGCGCCGTACTGGAAAGGATCACGTCGGGACGAAAGCCCGTAGCGGCCAGCGCAGACGCCATCCGCGGAGCATCCCGCAGACCCCGGTCGTTGAGGGGCCGGTCGTGATCGTCGAGCGTGAGGTCCGCCCAGTCGGATTTGGCATGGCGGATGAGAACGAGTCGTGTCGTCATGGCGAAGTCCCTCCCGAGCGCGCTGTCACGGCAACGCTAGCCCCGATTCGCCACGTACACCCACGCGTCGCGTCCGCTCGCCAGACGTACCGCCACGCGACGGTAGAGCGACACCTCGTATTCATCCGAGGCCTCGAGCTCGTCCTCCGTCACCCAGAGCACCTTGCCGATGACCTTGTCCCGCGGGCTGTGCGTCACCCGCACGAGCGGGTGGACAGAGGCTCCGGAGAGGTCGACCACGCGACGATCCTCGATCTCGACGTAATCGACCGTGTAGCCGGGGAGGACATCGTCTTCGCTGTCGAGGAGGCGCCCAAACGTGTCGAGCTGCACTTCGGGATACTGAAGCGTCCCGTAGCTGAACAGGAGCTGGTCGGCTGCCACGCGATCAGCGTAACCCCGAGAGTCGCGGGAGCGAAGAGATCGTCACGCGCCGACATCTGCCGGCTGCCGTTAGCCGAGGAACGCGTGCGCGATCGTGTAGATCACGAGGCCCGCAAGGGCGCCGACGATCGTTCCGTTCAGACGGATGTACTGCAGGTCGCGTCCGACCATGAGTTCGATCTTCTCGGTCGTCTCTTCGGCGTCCCAGTTCTCGACGGTGTCGGTGATGATCGACGCGATGTCGTGCCGGTACCGATCGACGAGGAACACTGCGGCATC
This genomic stretch from Microbacterium sp. SLBN-146 harbors:
- a CDS encoding histidine phosphatase family protein → MTTRLVLIRHAKSDWADLTLDDHDRPLNDRGLRDAPRMASALAATGFRPDVILSSTALRAATTADFFSGALGVPVEQQERLYGAPAPVLLRAAAETDARAVVVVAHDPGMSVLAGELSNGEIAHMPTCAVARFEWEASDWDVATSIDPDEWTWETPR
- a CDS encoding gamma-glutamylcyclotransferase family protein — encoded protein: MAADQLLFSYGTLQYPEVQLDTFGRLLDSEDDVLPGYTVDYVEIEDRRVVDLSGASVHPLVRVTHSPRDKVIGKVLWVTEDELEASDEYEVSLYRRVAVRLASGRDAWVYVANRG